A genomic window from Sulfurospirillum multivorans DSM 12446 includes:
- the ciaB gene encoding invasion protein CiaB produces the protein MMSQKFENDLRRFYDLLGERQRELGNYFSIVESQTYDKRMEAFIDTFLQSVELSLIRENRVAALTRLINLRDEQLVQALEKEGKDEVFITQAKEKAYLWVSEFYLKAHGELLTLVDKEWLFSPFYRRMLRGVHEVGLALSTWQSSWNEHIINTINPLLELEYAKDQEAIAQMLHVNGLLDPAPNGEDGDRSYSVLEKVEGGYIAKAYATAFAKEVQQVRNALQSLCDDLSEMDDPDWDHKTFYIDYFRALDEAFGEEERSELIAKWAEVDRRWMKITTPIQIGHPLEYYEDHYKKAVALEWDVRVSNPENKGAYGTFDRILKMFTTLFDQNGQNALHVKENVLSNLKRVQLYIGRPALFYAAEFNGLFSAQVVPNDETVSQELGKKIFAFSDNILDSLRAKPFLKINQQVFGKAFMDAEREIIFHQAPLWHQVYEVSTIGHEFGHILWMDHDTEARMNQSGVFKNIEEFKATTGGLVAFFMNEDEHLKTALLRDLIKRSVGLIGWMKTGEVEPYYCEGLIHLSGLFECGVLKFEGTLQIDLSDSAYERVKAWYLKTYTALLRHYLSKTDAKLFLEQYATKNEGLYMPNVLHVKQFVDYYWALHQSMGRDIDESVQRGEWQV, from the coding sequence ATGATGAGCCAGAAATTTGAAAATGATTTAAGACGATTTTACGATCTTTTAGGTGAGCGCCAAAGGGAGCTTGGGAATTACTTTAGTATTGTGGAGTCACAAACGTACGATAAACGCATGGAAGCGTTTATCGACACGTTTTTACAGAGCGTTGAGCTTTCGTTGATTCGCGAAAACAGGGTTGCAGCCCTCACACGTCTGATCAACCTTCGGGATGAACAGCTGGTACAAGCGTTGGAAAAAGAGGGAAAAGATGAGGTTTTCATCACGCAAGCAAAAGAGAAAGCCTATCTTTGGGTGAGTGAATTTTACCTCAAAGCGCACGGTGAACTCTTGACGCTTGTCGATAAAGAGTGGCTCTTTTCACCGTTTTACCGACGCATGTTGCGTGGTGTTCATGAAGTAGGGCTAGCACTTAGCACATGGCAATCGTCGTGGAATGAGCACATCATCAACACGATCAATCCTCTTTTGGAACTGGAATACGCCAAAGACCAAGAAGCGATCGCGCAGATGTTACATGTAAACGGCTTGCTCGACCCAGCCCCCAATGGCGAAGATGGCGATCGGTCGTATTCAGTGCTTGAAAAAGTGGAGGGCGGTTATATCGCAAAAGCTTATGCAACGGCGTTTGCAAAAGAAGTTCAGCAGGTGAGAAATGCATTGCAGAGTTTATGCGACGACCTGTCCGAAATGGACGATCCTGATTGGGATCACAAAACGTTTTACATTGATTATTTTAGAGCGCTTGATGAGGCATTTGGCGAAGAAGAGCGCAGTGAACTGATCGCCAAATGGGCGGAAGTGGATCGCAGATGGATGAAAATCACCACGCCGATTCAGATCGGTCATCCTTTGGAATACTACGAAGATCACTACAAAAAAGCGGTCGCTTTGGAGTGGGATGTGAGAGTCTCCAACCCTGAAAACAAAGGGGCGTATGGCACGTTTGATCGCATTCTTAAAATGTTTACCACCTTGTTTGATCAAAACGGTCAAAATGCGTTACATGTAAAAGAGAATGTCCTCTCAAACCTCAAGCGCGTTCAACTCTACATCGGGCGTCCAGCACTCTTTTATGCCGCAGAATTTAACGGACTTTTCTCCGCGCAAGTGGTTCCCAATGACGAAACGGTTAGTCAAGAACTGGGCAAAAAGATCTTTGCCTTTTCCGATAATATTTTAGATTCTCTGCGTGCCAAACCCTTTTTAAAAATCAACCAACAGGTTTTTGGAAAAGCGTTTATGGACGCGGAACGGGAGATCATCTTTCATCAAGCGCCTCTATGGCATCAAGTCTATGAAGTGAGCACGATCGGGCATGAGTTCGGGCACATCTTGTGGATGGATCACGATACGGAAGCGCGCATGAACCAAAGTGGCGTGTTTAAAAATATCGAAGAGTTTAAAGCCACGACGGGCGGACTGGTTGCCTTTTTTATGAATGAAGATGAGCACTTAAAAACAGCACTCTTGCGCGATCTTATTAAGCGTTCGGTGGGGCTCATTGGGTGGATGAAAACGGGTGAAGTTGAACCTTATTATTGTGAAGGGTTGATTCATCTCTCAGGACTTTTTGAGTGTGGTGTGTTGAAATTTGAGGGGACATTGCAGATCGATTTGAGTGATTCAGCGTATGAAAGAGTTAAAGCGTGGTATCTTAAAACCTATACAGCGTTGTTGCGTCATTATCTTTCCAAAACCGATGCGAAGCTTTTTTTAGAGCAGTATGCCACTAAAAACGAAGGACTTTACATGCCTAATGTGTTACATGTAAAACAGTTTGTGGACTATTATTGGGCGTTGCACCAAAGCATGGGACGCGACATTGATGAGAGTGTGCAGCGAGGCGAATGGCAGGTGTGA
- a CDS encoding inorganic phosphate transporter: MELKSIKDVQKAEGFGLNDLIKLIGAITFILLVIWYVSTLSNDLPNKNILIITAIFGGYMAINIGANDVANNVSPAVGAQAITIFGAVIIAAIFEAAGSLIAGGDVVGTIKNGIIDPKMIQDTNTFIWLMMAALLAGAIWLNLATAFGAPVSTTHAIVGGVAGAGIAAAGFDVVNWAKMGEIVFSWMISPFLGGIVAAGFLYFLKQRVIYQDNMQEAAQKVVPWMIAIMTWSFGTYIILKGAKQLIKVDFITASAISFVLAIMTYFAVKASIKKTDKLESTRASVNKYFNIPLIFSAALLSFAHGANDVANAVGPLAGIYDALTTGHISSAAGIPIWVMLLGASGIVVGLGLYGPRLIKTVGSEITELDQIRAFCVAMSAALTVIIASQMGLPVSSTHIAVGAVFGVGFLREYLLRDHTKLTEEELKQHKLDDEMQKLEEYKHSLESLGKLKKVDPILVKTLMGKINEEKAIISHIYEGELELSKVEKKALKAVRKHELVKRSALKMILAAWLITVPASALLAAIFYFMIRGMLL, encoded by the coding sequence ATGGAGTTAAAATCCATCAAAGATGTTCAAAAAGCAGAGGGATTTGGGCTCAATGACCTCATCAAACTTATCGGTGCTATCACGTTTATTCTCCTCGTTATCTGGTATGTTTCCACCCTTTCCAATGACCTTCCCAACAAAAATATTCTTATCATCACCGCTATTTTTGGTGGCTATATGGCGATCAATATTGGGGCGAATGATGTTGCCAACAACGTGAGCCCCGCTGTTGGCGCGCAAGCAATTACCATTTTTGGTGCGGTCATCATCGCAGCTATTTTTGAAGCAGCAGGCTCGCTCATCGCAGGTGGAGATGTTGTGGGAACCATTAAAAATGGCATCATTGATCCTAAGATGATTCAAGATACGAACACCTTTATTTGGCTTATGATGGCGGCGTTACTCGCAGGAGCTATCTGGTTGAACCTTGCCACCGCTTTTGGTGCACCTGTTTCGACCACGCATGCGATTGTCGGGGGTGTTGCCGGCGCTGGTATTGCCGCAGCGGGATTTGATGTTGTCAACTGGGCAAAAATGGGCGAAATTGTCTTTAGCTGGATGATCTCCCCCTTTCTTGGTGGCATTGTAGCAGCAGGCTTTCTCTATTTTCTTAAGCAACGTGTTATTTACCAAGACAATATGCAAGAAGCGGCGCAAAAAGTGGTGCCCTGGATGATCGCCATTATGACCTGGTCTTTTGGCACTTATATCATTCTCAAAGGGGCTAAGCAACTGATTAAAGTTGATTTTATTACAGCCTCTGCCATCAGTTTTGTGCTTGCTATTATGACCTATTTTGCCGTTAAAGCCTCCATTAAAAAGACAGATAAACTTGAGAGCACCCGCGCCTCCGTCAATAAATATTTTAACATTCCCCTCATCTTCTCTGCAGCTCTTTTAAGCTTTGCGCATGGAGCAAACGATGTCGCCAACGCTGTTGGACCCTTAGCAGGCATTTACGATGCGCTGACAACGGGACATATCTCCTCCGCTGCGGGAATTCCCATCTGGGTCATGCTCCTTGGTGCATCGGGTATCGTTGTGGGACTTGGGTTGTATGGACCACGACTGATTAAAACCGTTGGCAGTGAGATCACGGAGCTTGATCAAATCCGCGCGTTTTGTGTCGCAATGTCAGCAGCCCTCACCGTCATCATCGCTTCACAAATGGGACTGCCGGTTAGCTCAACTCACATTGCCGTCGGCGCTGTTTTTGGCGTAGGCTTTTTACGTGAATACTTGTTAAGAGATCATACCAAGCTGACCGAAGAGGAGTTGAAGCAACACAAGCTTGATGATGAGATGCAAAAACTTGAAGAGTACAAGCACTCACTTGAATCGCTTGGCAAACTCAAAAAAGTCGATCCTATTTTAGTCAAAACACTCATGGGTAAAATTAATGAAGAAAAGGCTATTATTAGCCATATCTATGAAGGGGAGTTGGAGCTCAGTAAGGTCGAGAAAAAAGCGCTTAAAGCCGTTCGAAAGCATGAACTGGTGAAACGCTCTGCTCTTAAAATGATCCTCGCAGCATGGCTCATTACCGTTCCTGCTTCTGCCCTTTTAGCCGCTATTTTCTACTTTATGATTCGAGGAATGCTGCTGTAG
- a CDS encoding DEAD/DEAH box helicase — translation MLFSDLKLSPALLKAIHDEGYTTPTPVQEKAIPSILEGRDMLAGAQTGTGKTAGFTLPILELLSQKPHAKGKPLLRVLILTPTRELAAQVQESVKAYGKYLPYKSAVIFGGVSINPQIQMLRAGIDILVATPGRLLDHVSQGTIDLKHIETLVLDEADRMLDMGFIKDIRRVISLLPTKRQNLLFSATYSDDIKKLCESILRNPVIVEVARRNTSSELVNQRVIMVDCKRKTALLAKLIQENKWEQILVFTRTKHHANKVSEYLAKINISSAAIHGNKSQGARTKALADFKNGSVKVLVATDIAARGLDIDQLPHVVNLELPNIAEDYVHRIGRTGRAGNNGEAISLVCVDEHEYLAGIEKLINRKFKREIIEGFEPNPDIKAEPIQQGRGSKPQGQPRRRDNAPREYVEKRRNR, via the coding sequence ATGTTATTTTCAGATTTAAAACTCAGCCCTGCGCTTTTAAAAGCGATTCACGATGAAGGCTATACGACCCCAACACCCGTACAAGAAAAAGCGATTCCTTCCATTTTAGAAGGTCGCGACATGCTTGCAGGTGCGCAAACGGGAACCGGAAAAACCGCAGGCTTTACGCTTCCTATTTTAGAGCTTCTCTCCCAAAAACCTCACGCTAAAGGCAAACCGCTTCTTCGCGTGCTCATTCTCACCCCAACACGTGAACTTGCCGCACAAGTGCAAGAGAGCGTTAAAGCGTATGGCAAATACCTTCCGTATAAAAGTGCGGTTATCTTTGGAGGGGTGAGTATCAACCCTCAGATTCAGATGTTACGTGCTGGCATCGACATTTTGGTCGCAACACCAGGTCGTTTGTTAGACCACGTCTCACAAGGTACGATTGATCTCAAACACATCGAAACTTTAGTCCTCGATGAAGCCGATCGTATGCTCGATATGGGCTTTATCAAAGACATTCGTCGTGTCATTTCGTTACTTCCAACCAAGCGTCAAAACCTACTTTTCTCAGCGACCTATTCGGATGATATCAAAAAACTCTGTGAATCGATCTTGAGAAATCCCGTCATTGTCGAAGTGGCACGTCGCAATACATCGAGTGAACTGGTCAATCAACGCGTCATTATGGTCGATTGCAAGCGCAAAACTGCCCTACTTGCCAAGCTGATTCAAGAGAACAAATGGGAGCAAATTTTGGTTTTTACGAGAACCAAACACCATGCAAACAAAGTCTCTGAATACCTTGCCAAGATCAATATCAGCTCTGCGGCGATTCATGGCAATAAAAGCCAAGGTGCCCGAACCAAAGCGCTCGCTGATTTTAAAAACGGCTCGGTCAAAGTGCTGGTGGCAACCGACATCGCAGCACGCGGTCTGGATATCGACCAACTCCCACACGTGGTCAATCTTGAGCTTCCCAATATTGCAGAGGATTATGTTCACCGTATCGGACGAACAGGGCGTGCTGGCAACAACGGCGAGGCGATTTCACTCGTGTGTGTCGATGAGCATGAGTACCTTGCAGGCATTGAAAAACTGATCAACCGCAAGTTTAAACGTGAAATCATCGAAGGGTTTGAGCCCAATCCTGACATTAAAGCAGAGCCCATTCAACAAGGTCGTGGCAGTAAACCCCAAGGTCAACCGCGTCGCAGAGACAATGCGCCTCGTGAATACGTCGAAAAAAGAAGAAACAGGTAA
- a CDS encoding YaiI/YqxD family protein encodes MIYVDADAFPNTLKEILLRAVFKRGITTHFVANKKIPLQDSPLLTMIIVSQGADEADHYIVEHAVSDDLVITADIPLADRLVSKGVLALDPRGTIYDESNIKSLLAMRNLMQELRDAGEITGGPSAIGEKQKRAFADALNALLQKQK; translated from the coding sequence ATGATCTACGTTGACGCCGATGCTTTTCCCAACACGCTTAAAGAGATTTTGCTTCGTGCGGTCTTTAAGCGTGGCATTACCACCCATTTTGTGGCAAATAAAAAAATACCACTCCAAGACTCACCACTGCTAACCATGATCATCGTTTCCCAAGGTGCGGACGAAGCCGATCATTACATCGTCGAGCATGCCGTGAGCGATGATCTGGTCATCACCGCGGACATTCCTTTAGCCGACAGACTGGTCAGCAAAGGCGTGCTTGCGCTTGATCCACGCGGCACGATTTACGATGAAAGCAACATCAAAAGCTTGCTTGCGATGCGCAATTTAATGCAAGAACTCCGCGACGCAGGTGAAATCACAGGAGGACCTAGTGCCATTGGCGAAAAGCAAAAGCGAGCCTTCGCCGATGCGCTCAATGCGCTCTTGCAAAAACAAAAATAG
- the pstB gene encoding phosphate ABC transporter ATP-binding protein PstB, which translates to MKIEVKNLDLFYGDKQALNSINMDVYTKKITALIGPSGCGKSTFLRCINRMNDLVPSCRVEGFVGIDGHDVYDKNIDVVAVRKRVGMVFQQPNPFPKSIYENIAYAPLMHDIVKKGKECDELVERALKGANLWEEVKDKLKDPGTALSGGQQQRLCIARAIAVEPDVILMDEPTSALDPISTEKIENLMLDLKKNYTIVIVTHNMQQAARIADYTAFFHMGNLIEYSDAKTLFVNPKEKKTEDYITGRFG; encoded by the coding sequence ATCAAAATAGAGGTCAAAAACCTTGATCTTTTTTACGGCGATAAACAGGCTCTCAATAGCATCAATATGGATGTTTATACGAAAAAAATCACAGCACTCATAGGACCGAGTGGTTGCGGAAAGTCTACTTTTTTACGTTGCATCAACCGTATGAACGATCTCGTTCCCAGCTGTAGAGTAGAAGGGTTCGTTGGCATTGATGGGCACGATGTGTATGACAAAAACATCGACGTCGTTGCGGTTAGAAAACGCGTTGGTATGGTGTTTCAACAACCCAATCCTTTCCCAAAAAGTATCTATGAAAACATCGCGTATGCTCCTTTGATGCATGACATCGTGAAAAAAGGCAAAGAGTGTGACGAGTTGGTCGAGCGAGCACTCAAAGGTGCCAATCTTTGGGAAGAGGTTAAAGATAAACTCAAAGACCCAGGCACGGCACTCTCAGGCGGACAGCAACAACGTTTGTGTATCGCGCGTGCTATTGCGGTTGAGCCCGATGTTATCTTGATGGATGAGCCAACCTCTGCACTTGATCCGATTTCAACCGAGAAGATTGAAAACTTGATGTTGGATCTCAAAAAAAACTACACCATCGTTATCGTCACGCACAACATGCAACAAGCCGCGCGTATCGCAGATTACACCGCATTTTTTCACATGGGCAATCTCATCGAATACAGTGATGCTAAAACACTCTTTGTCAATCCCAAAGAGAAAAAAACAGAAGACTACATTACGGGTCGTTTTGGATAA